From Myxococcales bacterium, the proteins below share one genomic window:
- a CDS encoding DUF4177 domain-containing protein has translation MPPGTNLPDVPGMWEYKAIHVENDGLVSERLEAILAPLGKDGWEVASAVQRSTHGYSHGATFVLKRPLRERG, from the coding sequence ATGCCTCCTGGCACGAATCTTCCAGACGTCCCGGGCATGTGGGAGTACAAGGCCATTCACGTCGAAAATGATGGGCTCGTGTCGGAGCGGCTCGAAGCGATCCTCGCGCCGCTGGGGAAGGACGGGTGGGAGGTGGCATCTGCGGTCCAGCGCTCGACTCACGGCTACTCGCACGGCGCCACGTTCGTGCTGAAGCGCCCCCTGCGCGAGCGCGGATGA
- a CDS encoding cation-transporting P-type ATPase — translation MDLTETPEDALARLGSRAEGLTREEVARRLAEVGPNRVERVRRTSRITRFLRELVHFLAIVLWIAAALCFVADAVDPGQGMRVLGVAIVAVVLVNAAFSFWQELRTERVLAALEELLPHSVRVRRGGAVEVVEVDAVVPGDVVLLQAGDEVPADARVLEASALMVDTSAVTGESQPRSRDALPAAPDDDLLHARCILLAGTEVVAGTALALVTATGGRTELGRIARLAQGGTPPQSPLVREIHRLSRVVSAFAVGLGVSFSVLGHALGLPLFESLVFGIGIIAANVPEGLLPTVTLSLAMAGQRMAKRKVVVRHLTAVESLGAATVIVTDKTGTLTEGRMVARRAWVAGDTFEIDGLGEVAFAHDLRVCARLCHDTVIDGTGQRLGDPLEIELVVRVGRGEEPVDAWTRIGAMPFDADRRRMSVAVMSPDGPWVLAKGAPESVLAVARSIRARDGIVALDGGATAEVLAAAEAMARDGLRVLALAGRRAEGGEIDGNDLERELVVYGLVGLEDPPREGVAAAVATARSAGIRVVMATGDHPTTGLAIARRVGIARADATRARTGKELRELDDAALSEVLDAEEGVFARVSAEQKLRVVLALQRKGHVVAVTGDGVNDAPALKAADVGVAMGKSGSDVAREAADIVLVDDDFSAIVAAIEEGRAVWDNLRKFMTYILTSNVPEIVPYLAFVLFRVPLALTIVQVLAVDLGTDMLPALGLGADPPEPDVMTRPPRSARERLLDRATLFRAYVWLGGIEAGLAMAVFFAVLSRGGYTHGGLSAGDPLYRTATTATFVAIVAAQVGNVLACRSSHASAFARSPFTSRLLVLGVTVEIVLSALVVYTPWGQALFGTAPLGLGTLALVAPVPFVLLALEELRKWVSRAALRRARA, via the coding sequence CGTGTGCGGCGTACGTCACGGATCACTCGGTTCCTGCGGGAGCTCGTCCACTTCCTGGCCATCGTGCTGTGGATCGCCGCGGCGCTCTGCTTCGTGGCCGACGCGGTCGATCCAGGGCAGGGCATGCGGGTGCTCGGCGTGGCCATCGTGGCGGTCGTGCTGGTGAACGCGGCGTTCTCGTTCTGGCAGGAGCTCCGCACCGAGCGCGTCCTCGCCGCGCTCGAAGAGCTCCTCCCGCACTCGGTGCGCGTGCGGCGGGGCGGCGCCGTCGAGGTCGTCGAGGTCGACGCCGTGGTCCCCGGGGACGTCGTGCTCCTCCAGGCCGGCGACGAGGTGCCGGCCGACGCGAGGGTGCTCGAGGCGTCGGCGCTCATGGTCGACACGTCGGCGGTCACCGGGGAGTCTCAGCCGCGGTCGCGCGACGCGCTACCGGCCGCCCCCGACGACGATCTCTTGCATGCACGATGCATATTGCTCGCGGGCACCGAGGTCGTGGCCGGGACCGCGCTCGCCTTGGTGACCGCGACGGGAGGGCGCACCGAGCTCGGACGGATCGCTCGGCTCGCCCAAGGGGGTACGCCGCCGCAGTCTCCGCTCGTCCGCGAGATCCATCGCCTCTCCCGGGTGGTGTCGGCGTTCGCGGTGGGGCTCGGCGTGTCGTTCTCGGTGCTGGGGCACGCCCTCGGGCTCCCCCTCTTCGAGAGCCTCGTGTTCGGGATCGGCATCATCGCCGCGAACGTCCCCGAGGGGCTCTTGCCGACGGTGACGCTCTCGCTCGCCATGGCGGGCCAGCGCATGGCCAAGCGCAAGGTGGTGGTGCGGCACCTTACGGCCGTCGAGTCGCTCGGCGCCGCCACGGTGATCGTCACCGACAAGACCGGCACCCTCACCGAGGGCCGGATGGTGGCGCGGCGCGCGTGGGTCGCGGGAGACACCTTCGAGATCGACGGGCTCGGCGAGGTGGCCTTCGCTCACGACCTCCGCGTGTGCGCGCGGCTCTGCCACGACACGGTGATCGACGGGACGGGCCAGAGGCTCGGCGATCCGCTCGAGATCGAGCTCGTGGTCCGCGTCGGCCGGGGCGAGGAGCCCGTCGACGCGTGGACCCGCATAGGCGCGATGCCTTTCGACGCCGACCGGAGGCGGATGAGCGTCGCCGTGATGTCCCCCGACGGGCCGTGGGTGCTGGCCAAGGGAGCGCCCGAGAGCGTCTTGGCGGTCGCCAGGTCGATCCGAGCGCGTGACGGGATCGTGGCCCTCGATGGTGGAGCGACGGCGGAGGTGCTGGCCGCGGCCGAGGCGATGGCGCGTGATGGCCTCCGGGTGCTCGCGCTCGCCGGGCGGAGAGCCGAGGGCGGAGAGATCGACGGCAACGACCTGGAACGGGAGCTCGTCGTCTACGGGCTCGTGGGGCTCGAGGATCCTCCGAGGGAGGGCGTGGCCGCCGCCGTCGCCACCGCACGAAGCGCCGGCATCCGTGTGGTCATGGCCACGGGGGACCACCCGACCACGGGCCTCGCGATCGCGCGTCGTGTCGGGATCGCGCGGGCGGACGCCACGCGGGCACGAACCGGCAAGGAGCTCCGCGAGCTCGACGACGCGGCGCTCTCCGAGGTGCTCGACGCCGAGGAGGGCGTGTTCGCGCGGGTGAGCGCCGAGCAGAAGCTCCGTGTGGTGCTCGCGCTCCAGCGAAAGGGACACGTGGTCGCCGTCACGGGCGACGGCGTGAACGACGCCCCGGCCCTGAAGGCGGCGGACGTCGGCGTGGCGATGGGGAAGAGCGGGAGCGACGTCGCGCGGGAGGCGGCCGACATCGTGCTCGTCGACGACGACTTCTCGGCGATCGTGGCCGCGATCGAAGAGGGGCGCGCCGTGTGGGACAACCTGCGAAAGTTCATGACGTACATTTTGACGTCGAACGTCCCCGAGATCGTTCCGTATTTGGCGTTCGTGCTCTTCCGCGTGCCGCTCGCCCTCACCATCGTGCAGGTGCTCGCGGTCGACCTCGGCACCGACATGCTCCCCGCGCTCGGCCTCGGCGCCGACCCCCCCGAGCCCGACGTGATGACGCGTCCTCCTCGATCGGCGCGGGAGCGCCTGCTCGACCGCGCGACGCTCTTCCGGGCGTACGTGTGGCTCGGGGGCATCGAGGCCGGGCTCGCGATGGCGGTGTTCTTCGCGGTGCTCTCACGCGGTGGCTACACGCACGGGGGCCTCTCGGCGGGTGATCCGCTCTACCGGACGGCGACGACGGCGACGTTCGTGGCGATCGTGGCGGCGCAGGTCGGCAACGTGCTCGCGTGCCGCAGCTCCCACGCGTCGGCGTTCGCGCGGTCGCCGTTCACGAGCCGCCTGCTCGTGCTCGGTGTCACCGTCGAGATCGTTCTCTCGGCTCTCGTCGTGTACACCCCTTGGGGCCAAGCGCTCTTCGGGACGGCGCCGCTCGGGCTCGGCACGCTCGCGCTCGTCGCGCCCGTCCCCTTCGTGCTGCTCGCGCTCGAAGAGCTTCGAAAGTGGGTGAGCCGCGCCGCTCTTCGGCGCGCGCGCGCCTGA
- a CDS encoding PAAR domain-containing protein, with translation MFGARCVRAKGTKEEKDLSAEVVWGGTASFAPPKGTPVRPTFNYAGANELTITCDGKKKTFAIETVRTTGFARLADLAQAPADAHGCPACPHPVIGPIVMGSPTVTVDGLPAARQGDYGTHAACCGPNMYRITGGNRAGVLIDGVPAAELGAATAHCGGVGTIIRGSPGGNEPDAPPSGGGLFGAPGPTPVRRVPQASSAPPPPPPGPPGPPPPPLPIADVSGGVPQTFRTSATETKVLRSTPPGKTTPASAISVLPGSVVERLADGQLRIDEGGAIVTTLPPAKQVIVTKEGTIELGSQARIVRLSDGVDVALLSGAATIRPARGEAIVLAAGTSVRFSARGALGPPTPLTPQGSASAVRPFVDPKSATNELRAPAEAGPSRTVWALAGVAGLGVIALGVGLGVGLSRRKRAPTPGAIPQPSPSQPAYPQAQHRPPSPSQPAYPQAQHRPPSPSQPAYPQAQHRPPSPSQPAYPHAQHRPPSPSQPAYPQAQYRPPSPSQPAYPQAQHRPPSPSQPAYPQAQHRPPSPSQPAYPQAQHRPPSPSQPAYPQGHGHHDGHPPAAVPTPPGPRPPSRPDS, from the coding sequence ATGTTCGGCGCGCGGTGCGTCCGCGCCAAAGGAACGAAGGAGGAGAAGGATCTCTCGGCGGAGGTAGTCTGGGGTGGGACAGCCAGCTTCGCGCCGCCGAAGGGCACGCCCGTTCGCCCGACGTTCAACTACGCCGGCGCGAACGAGCTCACGATCACGTGCGACGGGAAGAAGAAGACGTTCGCGATCGAGACCGTGCGCACGACAGGGTTCGCGCGCCTCGCCGACCTCGCCCAGGCGCCCGCCGATGCCCATGGGTGCCCGGCGTGCCCTCACCCCGTGATCGGCCCCATCGTCATGGGCAGCCCGACGGTCACGGTCGACGGGCTCCCCGCTGCGCGGCAAGGCGACTACGGCACCCACGCGGCGTGTTGCGGTCCGAACATGTACCGAATCACGGGAGGCAACCGGGCCGGGGTGCTCATCGATGGTGTCCCCGCTGCGGAGCTCGGCGCTGCCACGGCGCACTGCGGCGGCGTGGGGACCATCATCCGAGGCTCTCCGGGAGGGAACGAGCCCGACGCTCCACCATCGGGAGGCGGCCTCTTCGGAGCCCCAGGTCCGACGCCCGTCCGGCGCGTTCCGCAAGCCTCGTCGGCTCCTCCACCGCCGCCCCCAGGTCCACCCGGTCCTCCGCCTCCGCCCCTGCCGATCGCCGACGTATCGGGCGGCGTCCCTCAGACGTTCCGCACGTCGGCGACCGAGACCAAGGTCCTAAGGAGCACACCGCCCGGGAAGACGACGCCCGCGTCCGCGATCTCGGTGCTCCCCGGCTCGGTGGTCGAGCGGCTCGCCGACGGACAGCTCCGCATCGACGAAGGCGGCGCCATCGTGACCACCCTCCCGCCCGCGAAGCAGGTCATCGTCACGAAAGAGGGCACGATCGAGCTCGGCTCGCAGGCGCGCATCGTCCGCCTCTCCGACGGTGTGGACGTGGCGCTCCTCTCGGGCGCCGCGACGATTCGCCCGGCGCGCGGAGAGGCGATCGTGCTCGCCGCCGGCACGTCGGTGCGGTTCTCCGCCCGTGGGGCCCTCGGGCCTCCCACACCGCTCACCCCCCAAGGAAGCGCCTCTGCGGTGCGCCCCTTCGTCGACCCGAAGAGCGCGACGAACGAGCTCCGCGCGCCCGCCGAGGCGGGGCCGTCACGCACGGTGTGGGCCCTCGCGGGCGTCGCGGGCTTGGGCGTCATCGCGCTCGGTGTGGGGCTCGGCGTGGGGCTCTCGCGGCGGAAACGCGCGCCGACACCAGGAGCCATCCCGCAGCCTTCGCCCTCGCAGCCCGCCTACCCCCAGGCGCAGCACAGGCCTCCTTCGCCCTCGCAGCCCGCTTACCCCCAGGCGCAGCACAGGCCTCCTTCGCCCTCGCAGCCCGCTTACCCGCAGGCCCAGCACAGGCCTCCTTCGCCCTCGCAGCCCGCTTACCCGCACGCCCAGCACAGGCCTCCTTCGCCCTCGCAGCCCGCTTACCCGCAGGCGCAGTACAGGCCTCCTTCGCCCTCGCAGCCCGCCTACCCGCAGGCGCAGCACAGGCCTCCTTCGCCCTCGCAGCCCGCTTACCCGCAGGCGCAACACAGGCCTCCTTCGCCCTCGCAGCCCGCTTACCCCCAGGCGCAGCACAGGCCTCCTTCGCCCTCGCAGCCCGCTTACCCGCAGGGCCACGGCCATCACGACGGGCACCCTCCCGCGGCGGTCCCGACGCCCCCCGGGCCTCGTCCGCCGTCGCGGCCCGACTCCTGA
- a CDS encoding transglutaminase family protein — MHDPSWLAPTTFVDSDHPRVIAFAREVCGEAETTKERATRLFRAVRERFRYDPYSFSPDPSALKASSILAHDRAWCVPKAVVLCAAARAVGIPARLGFADVRNHLASEKLLRVLGTDLFVFHGYVELAIDGANVLATPAFNSALCERFGVPVLELDGEHDAMLQAFDAEGRRHMEYVRDRGRFTDLPFDAIMAAFREHYTRGIPRQAEDSAPDEVFQG, encoded by the coding sequence ATGCACGACCCGAGCTGGCTCGCCCCGACGACCTTCGTCGACTCCGATCACCCCCGCGTGATCGCGTTCGCGCGCGAGGTCTGCGGCGAGGCCGAGACCACAAAGGAGCGCGCGACCCGGCTTTTTCGCGCCGTGCGCGAGCGGTTTCGCTACGACCCGTACTCGTTCTCCCCCGACCCGAGCGCCCTCAAGGCAAGCTCCATCCTGGCCCACGACCGCGCCTGGTGCGTCCCCAAGGCCGTCGTTCTCTGCGCGGCCGCGCGGGCGGTAGGCATCCCGGCGCGGCTCGGCTTCGCCGACGTCCGGAACCACCTCGCGAGCGAGAAGCTCCTCCGTGTCCTCGGGACCGATCTCTTCGTCTTTCACGGGTACGTCGAGCTGGCCATCGACGGGGCGAACGTGCTCGCGACCCCGGCGTTCAACTCCGCACTCTGCGAGCGCTTCGGGGTGCCCGTGCTCGAGCTCGACGGGGAGCACGACGCCATGCTCCAGGCGTTCGACGCCGAAGGGAGGAGGCACATGGAGTACGTGCGCGACCGAGGGAGGTTCACGGACCTCCCCTTCGACGCGATCATGGCCGCGTTTCGCGAGCACTACACGCGGGGGATCCCTCGACAGGCCGAGGACAGCGCCCCCGACGAGGTCTTCCAGGGGTGA
- a CDS encoding MFS transporter, with protein sequence MRRAPPMLVAVVATLAMTVSYLDRQTLSAIAPTVRSELGISHTELGWLGSGFAFAYLVFSPISGRLVDRIGPRRTLAAAFVGWSLVSAMHALAGSFVSLFVLRVLLGALESPSFPAAARTIHTHVPPARRSAATGLLFTGSSIGAMIAAPLATSLTHAYGFRRTFVLTAAIGFAWLPLWLLVSPPDDTHGEAKEAPAVPVREVLGHRAFVRQALVVLGSAPAILVVLSWYPQLLHETCDVPKHAVGHYLWVPPLAFDVAAIAFGVAASRRDRTAKDAHHAHHDLLAVAALATTTLALVPLVGSAWGKVALGSVSLAGGAGMYVVGTSDLLRRIDPRAAALAGGLSAAIQSIVHVAANPIFGAVVDRTHTWGAVTAVGLAALPCAALWSALARPKAPSQAR encoded by the coding sequence GTGAGACGCGCCCCGCCCATGCTCGTCGCCGTCGTCGCGACGCTCGCGATGACGGTGAGCTACCTCGACCGTCAGACGCTCTCGGCCATCGCGCCGACGGTGCGGTCGGAGCTCGGCATTTCGCACACCGAGCTCGGGTGGCTCGGCTCGGGGTTCGCGTTCGCCTACCTCGTCTTCTCGCCCATCTCCGGGCGCCTCGTCGACCGCATCGGCCCGCGGAGGACGCTCGCCGCCGCGTTCGTGGGATGGTCGCTGGTCTCGGCGATGCACGCGCTCGCTGGCTCGTTCGTGTCGCTCTTCGTGCTGCGTGTCCTGCTCGGGGCGCTCGAGTCCCCCTCGTTCCCGGCCGCGGCGCGGACCATTCACACGCACGTGCCCCCCGCGCGTCGCTCCGCCGCGACGGGCCTCCTCTTCACCGGGAGCTCGATCGGGGCCATGATCGCAGCGCCCCTCGCCACCTCCCTCACGCACGCGTACGGCTTCCGGAGGACCTTCGTGCTCACGGCGGCGATCGGGTTCGCGTGGCTGCCCCTGTGGCTCCTCGTCTCGCCGCCGGACGACACCCACGGCGAGGCGAAGGAGGCGCCCGCGGTCCCCGTCCGTGAGGTGCTCGGCCACCGCGCCTTCGTACGGCAAGCCCTCGTCGTGCTCGGGTCGGCGCCGGCGATCCTGGTGGTGCTCTCGTGGTACCCCCAGCTCCTCCACGAGACGTGCGACGTGCCGAAGCACGCCGTCGGCCACTACCTGTGGGTGCCCCCGCTCGCCTTCGACGTCGCGGCCATCGCGTTCGGAGTCGCCGCGTCACGCAGGGATCGCACGGCCAAGGACGCGCATCACGCGCACCACGATCTGCTCGCCGTGGCGGCCCTCGCGACCACCACGCTCGCGCTCGTCCCGCTCGTCGGCTCGGCGTGGGGAAAGGTCGCCCTCGGGAGCGTGTCGCTCGCGGGTGGAGCCGGCATGTACGTCGTGGGGACGTCCGATCTCCTCCGCCGCATCGACCCGCGCGCGGCCGCGCTCGCCGGGGGCCTCTCGGCCGCGATCCAGTCGATCGTGCACGTCGCCGCGAACCCGATCTTCGGGGCCGTGGTCGACCGCACCCACACGTGGGGCGCGGTGACGGCCGTCGGGCTTGCGGCGCTCCCGTGCGCGGCCCTGTGGTCGGCGCTCGCGCGACCCAAGGCTCCTTCGCAAGCCCGATGA
- a CDS encoding ABC transporter ATP-binding protein yields MTSRTEVIVGRGLTKVYRMGEVLVNALAGVDFHLAEGELVVLLGASGSGKSTLLNILGGLDVPSAGTMSYRGTPLEGAAEAALTRYRREHVGFVFQFYNLVPSLTARENVALVTDIADDPMDVVEVMRLVGLEDRMDHFPANLSGGEQQRVAIARAVAKRPDVLLCDEPTGALDFKTGRLVLSVLEKVNRELGTTTAIITHNAPIAALADRVVTLSGGLVKEDVENPSRRTSDEIVW; encoded by the coding sequence ATGACCTCCCGCACCGAGGTCATCGTCGGGCGGGGACTCACGAAGGTCTACCGCATGGGCGAGGTCTTGGTGAACGCGCTCGCGGGCGTCGACTTTCACCTCGCCGAGGGCGAGCTCGTCGTGCTGCTCGGCGCCTCGGGCAGCGGAAAATCGACGCTGCTCAACATCCTGGGTGGCCTCGACGTACCCAGCGCGGGCACGATGAGCTACCGAGGTACCCCGCTCGAGGGGGCGGCCGAAGCTGCGCTCACGCGTTACCGGCGCGAGCACGTGGGCTTCGTGTTCCAGTTCTACAACCTGGTGCCGAGCCTCACCGCGCGCGAGAACGTCGCCCTCGTGACCGACATCGCCGACGACCCGATGGACGTGGTCGAGGTGATGCGCCTCGTCGGCCTCGAGGACCGCATGGACCACTTCCCGGCGAACCTCTCGGGCGGCGAGCAGCAGCGTGTGGCCATCGCGCGCGCGGTCGCCAAGCGCCCCGACGTGCTCCTGTGCGACGAGCCCACGGGCGCGCTCGACTTCAAGACCGGCCGCCTCGTGCTTTCGGTGCTCGAAAAGGTGAACCGGGAGCTTGGCACCACCACGGCGATCATCACGCACAACGCGCCCATCGCGGCCCTCGCCGATCGTGTTGTGACGCTCTCCGGCGGCCTCGTGAAGGAAGACGTCGAGAACCCGAGCCGCCGCACCTCCGACGAGATCGTATGGTGA
- a CDS encoding CBS domain-containing protein, which translates to MRAEVPMTRKVIVVPPELTLRSAWHVMQRERIRHLPVVRAGALVGVLSDRDVLTRSTMTKSGHLEVPTDVVVGEAMTHTPLATCEVDTDIRELVQVMTERKIDAIPVVRGLKLVGLVTSTDLLLLLLDKDEARPLPFDFELVDEPAHMMA; encoded by the coding sequence ATGCGCGCCGAAGTCCCCATGACCCGAAAAGTCATCGTCGTCCCTCCCGAGCTCACGCTCCGCTCCGCCTGGCACGTCATGCAGCGCGAGCGTATCCGGCACCTGCCGGTCGTCCGCGCGGGTGCGCTCGTCGGCGTGCTGTCCGACCGCGACGTGCTCACGCGCTCCACCATGACCAAGAGCGGCCACCTCGAGGTCCCCACGGACGTCGTCGTCGGCGAGGCCATGACCCACACGCCGCTCGCGACCTGCGAGGTCGACACCGACATCCGCGAGCTCGTCCAGGTGATGACCGAGCGAAAGATCGACGCCATCCCCGTGGTGCGCGGCCTCAAGCTCGTCGGGCTCGTCACGAGCACGGACCTCTTGCTCCTCCTCCTCGACAAGGACGAGGCGCGGCCCCTGCCCTTCGATTTCGAGCTGGTCGACGAGCCGGCCCACATGATGGCCTGA